Proteins encoded in a region of the Variovorax sp. PAMC 28711 genome:
- a CDS encoding tripartite tricarboxylate transporter TctB family protein has product MGLNNRNFMRGLVLMAIALLFGTLASRYAIGALHRSGPGLFPLMVSGFLFVIGLIITVRSRFVEPVLMSYNVKNIALVLLSLVGFAVLSEYVNMILGIVFLVFCSTFAGTSYSVVRNIKISLGLIAIAFAFKNFLGLSLPLY; this is encoded by the coding sequence ATGGGTTTGAACAATCGGAACTTCATGCGGGGGTTGGTGCTGATGGCCATTGCGCTGCTCTTTGGCACCCTCGCTTCGCGCTACGCGATCGGAGCGTTACACCGCTCGGGCCCCGGGCTCTTCCCCCTGATGGTGAGCGGATTCCTTTTTGTGATCGGCCTGATCATCACGGTCCGGTCGCGCTTCGTCGAACCCGTTCTGATGAGCTACAACGTCAAGAACATTGCGCTCGTCCTGTTGAGTCTGGTGGGTTTCGCGGTGCTTTCCGAATACGTGAACATGATCTTGGGCATCGTGTTCCTCGTGTTTTGCTCCACCTTCGCCGGCACTTCCTACTCGGTCGTGCGGAACATCAAGATTTCGCTCGGGCTGATCGCGATCGCCTTTGCCTTCAAGAACTTTCTCGGCCTGAGCCTGCCGCTGTACTGA
- a CDS encoding efflux RND transporter periplasmic adaptor subunit, translating into MKRVFALTGFVLALIGSPSHASEGHDHGDAPVAANTNGPQRQADGSVFLPKPAQRQLGVRTLVTVARELPRTVELNGRVLMDPNAGGKVQAVVAGRIEPGPKGLPEAGQAVRKGELLAWVAPSAAPIERSNQAAQLAELRAGQALANKRVARLRELADTVPRKDIESAESEAASFGARAAAVGAGLNSRDALVAPVSGVIASANAVAGQVVDARELIFEIVDPSRLRIEALAFDAALAADIGGAALALGEERLPLTFIGAARSLREQALPLSFRAEGAVLSKLAVGQPVRVFVQTKQKVKGISVPVASLMKNPANQTIVWVKTAAESFAPRTVTTEPLDGVNVAVTSGLEPGDRVATQGATLINQVR; encoded by the coding sequence ATGAAGCGCGTCTTCGCACTCACCGGGTTCGTGCTGGCGCTGATCGGCTCGCCCTCGCACGCCAGCGAAGGTCATGACCACGGCGACGCGCCGGTTGCCGCCAACACGAACGGCCCGCAACGCCAGGCGGACGGCAGCGTCTTCCTGCCGAAGCCTGCGCAGCGCCAGCTCGGTGTGCGCACCCTGGTCACGGTGGCCCGCGAGTTGCCGCGCACGGTCGAACTCAACGGCCGCGTCCTGATGGACCCGAACGCCGGCGGTAAGGTGCAAGCCGTGGTCGCCGGGCGCATCGAGCCGGGGCCGAAAGGCTTGCCGGAGGCAGGCCAAGCCGTGCGAAAGGGTGAATTGCTCGCGTGGGTCGCGCCAAGCGCCGCACCGATCGAGCGATCGAACCAGGCTGCGCAACTCGCGGAACTGCGTGCCGGCCAGGCGCTCGCCAACAAGCGTGTCGCGCGGCTGAGGGAGCTGGCCGATACGGTGCCGCGCAAGGACATCGAATCGGCCGAAAGCGAAGCAGCGAGTTTCGGGGCCCGCGCTGCCGCCGTCGGCGCCGGTCTGAACAGCCGCGATGCACTGGTCGCACCGGTGTCGGGCGTGATCGCCTCGGCGAACGCGGTGGCCGGCCAGGTGGTCGACGCGCGAGAGCTGATCTTCGAGATTGTCGACCCGTCGCGCCTGCGCATCGAGGCCCTCGCCTTCGATGCGGCGTTGGCCGCCGACATCGGCGGCGCCGCGCTGGCGTTGGGTGAAGAGCGTCTGCCGCTGACCTTCATCGGCGCGGCGCGCAGCCTGCGCGAGCAGGCGTTGCCGCTGAGTTTTCGTGCCGAAGGCGCCGTGCTGTCGAAGCTCGCGGTCGGCCAGCCGGTGCGCGTGTTCGTGCAGACGAAGCAGAAGGTCAAGGGCATTTCCGTGCCGGTCGCTTCGCTCATGAAGAACCCCGCCAACCAGACCATCGTGTGGGTCAAGACCGCCGCCGAAAGCTTCGCGCCGCGCACCGTGACGACCGAGCCGCTGGACGGCGTCAACGTCGCGGTGACATCGGGGCTGGAGCCAGGCGATCGCGTGGCGACTCAAGGGGCGACCCTCATCAACCAGGTGCGTTGA
- a CDS encoding pirin family protein, translated as MLQIRKSQERGYADHGWLKSFHSFSFAGYYDPAHMGFGNLRVINEDRVAAGAGFGTHGHKDMEIISYVLSGELAHKDSMGNVKSIPPGDVQRMSAGRGVTHSEFNHKADETTHFLQIWIQPKAIGVTPGYEQKEFSVVEKRGKLRLVASPDGAEGSVSMNADARLFAGLIDGDEKASLALDPSRKSYVHLVRGELEVNGQKLATGDAAMLEGESSLTLTAGNDAEVLVFDLAA; from the coding sequence ATGTTGCAAATCCGTAAATCACAGGAACGCGGTTACGCCGATCACGGCTGGCTCAAGTCCTTTCACAGCTTTTCTTTCGCAGGCTATTACGACCCGGCCCACATGGGTTTCGGCAACCTGCGCGTCATCAACGAAGACCGCGTGGCAGCGGGCGCCGGGTTCGGCACGCACGGCCACAAGGACATGGAAATCATCAGCTACGTGCTGTCGGGCGAACTCGCGCACAAGGACAGCATGGGCAACGTGAAGTCCATTCCGCCGGGCGACGTGCAGCGCATGAGCGCAGGGCGCGGCGTGACGCACAGCGAGTTCAACCACAAGGCCGACGAGACCACGCACTTCCTGCAGATATGGATCCAGCCCAAGGCGATCGGCGTGACGCCGGGGTACGAGCAAAAGGAATTCAGCGTCGTCGAAAAGCGCGGCAAGCTGCGCCTGGTGGCATCGCCGGACGGCGCCGAAGGCTCGGTCTCGATGAACGCCGATGCGCGGCTCTTCGCCGGCCTGATCGACGGCGACGAGAAAGCCAGCCTCGCACTCGACCCGTCGCGCAAGAGCTACGTGCACCTGGTGCGCGGCGAGCTCGAAGTGAACGGCCAGAAGCTCGCCACCGGCGACGCGGCGATGCTCGAAGGCGAATCGTCGCTCACGCTCACCGCCGGCAACGACGCCGAAGTGCTGGTGTTCGACCTCGCTGCCTGA
- a CDS encoding response regulator, with product MRILLVEDELDMASWLVRALGQSGFVPDHAPDARTAEAFMAGTEYDAVVLDLQLPDRHGLTVLTAMRAADNRTPVLILTAQGALQDRVRGLNLGADDFLTKPFELAELEARLAALVRRSRGRQHPRMQCASLSYDGESHAFTLRGALLALTPREHAALSALLLRSGSPVGKSQLFGKVFSHDSSAGPDAIEVVLHRLRRKLEGSDVRIVTVRGLGYMLEGIGDDDLAR from the coding sequence ATGCGTATCCTGCTGGTGGAAGACGAACTCGACATGGCCTCCTGGCTGGTCCGCGCGTTGGGGCAAAGCGGCTTCGTGCCGGACCATGCGCCCGATGCCCGCACCGCGGAGGCCTTCATGGCCGGCACCGAGTACGACGCCGTCGTGCTCGACCTGCAACTGCCCGACCGCCACGGCCTGACCGTGCTCACCGCGATGCGCGCCGCCGACAACCGCACGCCGGTGCTCATCCTCACCGCGCAAGGCGCGCTGCAAGATCGCGTACGCGGCCTCAACCTGGGGGCGGACGACTTCCTCACCAAGCCTTTCGAGCTGGCCGAACTCGAGGCCCGCCTTGCCGCGCTGGTGCGCCGCAGCCGCGGGCGCCAGCACCCGCGCATGCAATGCGCCTCGCTTTCCTACGACGGTGAGAGCCATGCCTTCACGCTGCGCGGCGCCCTGCTCGCGCTCACGCCGCGCGAGCACGCCGCGTTGAGCGCCCTGCTCTTGCGCAGCGGCTCGCCCGTCGGCAAATCCCAGCTCTTCGGCAAGGTGTTCAGTCACGACAGCAGTGCAGGGCCCGATGCGATCGAAGTCGTGCTGCACCGGCTGCGCCGCAAGCTCGAAGGCAGCGACGTGCGCATCGTGACCGTGCGCGGCCTGGGCTACATGCTCGAGGGCATCGGCGATGACGACCTCGCCCGCTGA
- a CDS encoding DoxX family protein: protein MASTTTAPLSSSGVTTTSMQDVLALVGRVLIAYLFIPAGFGKLMGFAGAVGYINSKGLPLPEVGAVIAILVELGLGIALLVGFKTRIAAVVLAVFTVATAVIFHNFWAVPEAMKMMQQINFNKNIAIAGGLLAFVAFGAGRLSVDKR, encoded by the coding sequence ATGGCATCCACCACCACTGCACCCTTGTCGTCCTCGGGCGTCACCACCACCTCGATGCAGGACGTGCTTGCGCTCGTCGGCCGCGTGCTGATCGCGTACCTGTTCATTCCTGCCGGCTTCGGCAAGCTGATGGGTTTTGCCGGTGCGGTCGGCTACATCAACTCGAAGGGCTTGCCGCTGCCTGAAGTCGGCGCCGTGATTGCGATCCTCGTGGAACTGGGCCTGGGCATCGCGCTGCTCGTCGGCTTCAAGACGCGCATCGCTGCTGTGGTGCTCGCCGTCTTCACCGTGGCGACCGCCGTGATCTTCCACAACTTCTGGGCGGTGCCCGAAGCCATGAAAATGATGCAGCAGATCAACTTCAACAAGAACATCGCCATTGCCGGCGGCCTGCTCGCGTTCGTCGCCTTCGGCGCCGGTCGCCTCAGCGTCGACAAGCGTTAA
- a CDS encoding tripartite tricarboxylate transporter permease produces the protein MEVLHNLAFGFEHALTIPNLLYCALGCTVGTLIGLLPGLGPLSTISLLLPLTYSIPTTGALIMLAGIYYGAQYGDSVSAITMKIPHASSIVACIDGYQMTLKGKTGLALFTAGFSSFIGGTVAIVVLSTMAPALGEVGFLFGPADYCALMLLGFFCVSFVSSGSLLNGLAMAMVGILLGMVGTDVNSGVARYTMGLPFLQDGIGIISIALGCFGIAEVVKNLDNKNVLTPFNGKIKLMPTWPEFKRIIPSALRGSVIGSVLGILPGGGPTIAQFAAYAADKKFSKYKHEIGTGCIEGVAGQAAADEAAARTSFIPLMAIGIPENAVMALMMAAFIVKGIQPGPNMIASHPELFWGLVASMWVGNCFLLVLNVPLVRLWLSVFKVPYTVLFPGILFFCCVGTFSINNSLDDIYTTAVFGLVGYLFLRLDMEPAPLMLGFILGPMLEENFRRAMLLSRGSFSPFVTRPIAGTLLGVIAIVVLWQLFVFFRNLRKSQPPVLVTEEGVAAG, from the coding sequence ATGGAAGTCCTGCACAACCTCGCGTTCGGTTTCGAGCACGCGCTGACCATTCCGAACCTTCTTTATTGCGCTCTCGGGTGCACGGTGGGCACGCTCATCGGGCTGCTGCCCGGACTGGGCCCCCTTTCCACCATCAGCCTGTTGCTGCCGCTGACCTATTCGATTCCCACCACCGGCGCGCTCATCATGCTGGCCGGCATCTACTACGGCGCGCAGTACGGCGACAGTGTGAGCGCCATCACCATGAAGATTCCGCACGCGAGCAGCATCGTGGCGTGTATCGATGGGTACCAGATGACACTCAAGGGCAAGACCGGCCTGGCGTTGTTCACCGCGGGTTTCTCGAGCTTCATCGGCGGCACCGTGGCCATCGTGGTGCTGTCGACGATGGCGCCGGCCCTCGGCGAGGTCGGCTTCCTGTTCGGCCCGGCCGACTACTGCGCCTTGATGCTGCTGGGATTTTTCTGCGTGAGCTTCGTCAGCAGCGGCAGCTTGCTCAATGGCCTGGCGATGGCCATGGTCGGCATTCTGCTCGGGATGGTCGGGACCGACGTGAACAGCGGCGTGGCGCGCTACACCATGGGCCTGCCCTTCCTGCAGGACGGCATCGGGATCATCAGCATCGCGCTGGGCTGCTTCGGCATTGCCGAGGTGGTGAAGAACCTCGACAACAAGAACGTGCTCACGCCTTTCAACGGGAAGATCAAGCTCATGCCGACCTGGCCGGAGTTCAAGCGCATCATCCCGAGTGCCTTGCGAGGCAGCGTGATCGGTTCCGTCCTGGGCATCCTGCCCGGCGGTGGACCGACCATTGCCCAGTTCGCTGCGTACGCCGCCGACAAAAAGTTCAGCAAGTACAAGCACGAGATCGGCACGGGCTGTATCGAAGGCGTGGCCGGTCAGGCTGCGGCCGATGAAGCGGCGGCGCGCACCAGCTTCATTCCGCTCATGGCCATCGGGATTCCCGAAAACGCGGTCATGGCGCTGATGATGGCGGCGTTCATCGTCAAAGGCATTCAGCCAGGCCCGAACATGATCGCCTCGCACCCCGAGCTCTTCTGGGGTCTTGTCGCCAGCATGTGGGTGGGCAACTGCTTCCTGCTGGTGCTCAATGTGCCGCTGGTGCGCTTGTGGCTGTCGGTGTTCAAGGTCCCCTACACCGTGCTGTTCCCGGGGATCCTGTTCTTCTGCTGCGTTGGCACCTTCAGCATCAACAACAGCCTGGACGACATCTACACCACGGCCGTGTTCGGCCTGGTCGGTTATTTGTTCCTCCGGCTGGACATGGAACCCGCGCCGCTCATGCTGGGCTTCATCCTGGGGCCGATGCTGGAAGAGAATTTCCGTCGCGCGATGTTGCTGAGCCGAGGCAGTTTCAGCCCTTTCGTCACGCGGCCGATCGCCGGCACGCTGCTGGGCGTGATCGCGATCGTGGTGCTCTGGCAGCTCTTCGTGTTCTTCCGCAACCTGCGCAAGTCGCAGCCGCCTGTGCTGGTCACGGAAGAAGGCGTGGCGGCGGGCTGA
- a CDS encoding sensor histidine kinase, with the protein MTTSPAEPRGPFGLRAKLLALLLPGLVALLAFDSWNDYRALTETMAATHGELLGQWLRQALWRDTRMLLVVALLIWLGVAWTLRPLERLRASLHQRRPDDLQPLDASGVPQEVKPLVDAVNHHIESHRRMLAEHAQFLADASHQLRTPLAILSIQAGYAVRETDPERMRESLDAIVVQLARTRRLSEQLLALAHATHDDTAARLPARIDLTSVARAVVLQYLTLAREKQQDLGWMDEAVDTGSADDGPPPLSVDANEAELHEVLSNLVHNAIKYTPPHGTITVSVRRDAASAMAEVSDNGPGIAPDRRTAVFERFQRQGIGAMAVTQGAGLGLAIARSYARRNGGEIELTANAAAGGLRATLRLPLAVSPPPRLLP; encoded by the coding sequence ATGACGACCTCGCCCGCTGAACCGCGCGGGCCCTTCGGCCTGCGAGCGAAGCTGCTGGCGCTGCTGCTGCCCGGCCTGGTCGCGCTGCTGGCGTTCGACAGCTGGAACGACTACCGCGCCCTCACCGAGACGATGGCCGCCACACACGGCGAGCTGCTCGGCCAGTGGCTGCGCCAGGCGTTGTGGCGCGACACGCGCATGTTGCTCGTCGTGGCCCTGCTGATTTGGCTCGGCGTGGCGTGGACCCTGCGCCCGCTCGAACGGCTGCGCGCCTCGCTGCACCAGCGCCGACCCGACGACCTGCAACCGCTCGATGCCAGCGGCGTGCCGCAGGAAGTGAAACCGCTGGTCGACGCAGTCAACCACCACATCGAGAGCCACCGACGCATGCTCGCCGAGCACGCGCAGTTTCTCGCCGATGCGTCGCACCAGTTGCGCACGCCGCTCGCCATCTTGTCGATCCAGGCCGGCTACGCGGTGCGCGAGACCGACCCCGAGCGCATGCGCGAATCGCTCGACGCCATCGTGGTGCAGCTGGCACGCACGCGGCGGCTCAGCGAGCAACTGCTCGCGCTGGCGCATGCCACGCACGACGACACCGCCGCCCGGCTGCCTGCGCGAATCGATCTCACGTCCGTGGCGCGCGCGGTGGTGCTGCAATACCTGACCCTCGCCCGCGAAAAGCAGCAGGACCTGGGCTGGATGGACGAGGCCGTCGACACGGGAAGCGCGGATGACGGGCCCCCGCCGCTTTCGGTCGATGCCAACGAGGCCGAGTTGCACGAGGTGCTCTCCAACCTCGTGCACAACGCGATCAAGTACACGCCGCCGCACGGCACGATCACGGTGTCGGTGCGGCGGGATGCGGCGAGCGCGATGGCCGAAGTGAGCGACAACGGGCCCGGCATCGCGCCGGACAGACGCACCGCGGTGTTCGAGCGCTTCCAGCGCCAAGGCATCGGGGCCATGGCGGTGACGCAGGGCGCCGGACTCGGCCTCGCCATCGCGCGGAGCTACGCGCGGCGCAATGGCGGCGAGATCGAGCTCACGGCGAACGCAGCAGCCGGCGGACTGCGCGCGACCCTGCGCCTGCCTCTTGCCGTCAGCCCGCCGCCACGCCTTCTTCCGTGA
- a CDS encoding TolC family protein, with amino-acid sequence MTATSGVGAQTLKQAFDAAWSRQPEAIALALRRDAALAQQQAAQAWTPEPLALTLSNKTDRFQRDMGARELEVGVAIPLWLPGERARSGALADAETRGVESRALAAQLRTAGVLREAWWQRQRAQVELDVARDQLANARALAADVTRRMKAGDLARADQHQADGAVAAAESAEARGVAALAAASGQLRIASGGIATVAGGAASTTSEPEPSGAAATTLEPSMHPALAALQDRAAVAESAAALGTVRSRANPELTLATTRERDVRGERYDPSITLALRIPFGAGSRHAARTATAQAEATELQAELALEQERIGAEQATSGQRVVSARAQLAAAERRAALAQASLGFFDKSFRLGETDLPTRLRIEAEATEARRQAASARIEVAAAISQWRQALGLLPE; translated from the coding sequence TTGACCGCCACGTCGGGCGTTGGCGCCCAGACCCTGAAGCAAGCCTTCGACGCGGCCTGGTCGCGTCAACCCGAAGCCATCGCACTGGCGCTGCGCCGGGATGCCGCGCTGGCGCAGCAGCAGGCCGCGCAAGCCTGGACGCCCGAGCCGCTGGCGCTCACGCTGTCGAACAAGACAGACCGGTTCCAGCGCGACATGGGCGCGCGCGAGCTTGAAGTCGGCGTGGCGATTCCGCTCTGGCTGCCCGGCGAACGTGCACGCAGTGGCGCCCTGGCCGATGCGGAAACCCGTGGCGTCGAAAGCCGCGCGCTGGCCGCGCAGTTGCGCACGGCGGGCGTGTTGCGGGAAGCCTGGTGGCAGCGGCAGCGCGCGCAGGTCGAGCTCGATGTGGCACGCGACCAGTTGGCCAATGCGCGCGCACTGGCCGCGGATGTGACCCGGCGTATGAAAGCGGGCGACCTGGCGCGGGCCGATCAGCACCAGGCCGACGGTGCCGTGGCGGCGGCCGAGTCGGCTGAAGCACGCGGCGTGGCGGCACTCGCTGCAGCGTCCGGCCAGCTGCGCATTGCTTCGGGTGGCATCGCCACGGTGGCAGGCGGCGCGGCGTCGACGACATCGGAGCCGGAACCGTCCGGCGCTGCAGCGACGACCCTTGAGCCGTCGATGCACCCCGCCTTGGCGGCGCTGCAAGACCGCGCGGCCGTGGCCGAAAGCGCTGCGGCACTGGGCACCGTGCGTTCCCGCGCCAACCCGGAATTGACCCTTGCCACGACGCGCGAGCGCGATGTGCGGGGTGAGCGCTACGACCCGTCGATCACGTTGGCGCTGCGCATTCCGTTCGGCGCCGGCAGCCGCCATGCGGCGCGCACCGCTACCGCACAGGCCGAAGCGACCGAGCTGCAGGCCGAGTTGGCGCTCGAGCAGGAGCGCATCGGCGCGGAGCAGGCGACATCCGGGCAACGTGTGGTTTCCGCCCGCGCGCAGCTCGCCGCGGCCGAGCGTCGGGCCGCACTTGCACAGGCATCGCTCGGCTTTTTCGACAAGTCGTTCCGCCTGGGCGAGACCGATCTGCCGACCCGCCTTCGCATCGAAGCCGAGGCGACCGAGGCGCGACGCCAGGCCGCGAGCGCACGCATCGAGGTCGCCGCGGCGATCTCCCAATGGCGGCAGGCCCTCGGTCTGCTCCCCGAATGA
- a CDS encoding tRNA-uridine aminocarboxypropyltransferase encodes MERSGKPFLARGGFKRERCAGCRVVPSHCLCALRPCVPTNAAVCLLMADIETLKPTNTGWLIADVVPDTFAFGWMRTEVDPALLAVLGDPQWQPYLVFPGQYAAPERVVHTVRLPDAACDAAPKRPLFVLLDGTWAEARKMFSKSPYLASLPVLSLRPDRPPQYKLRNSGREDHFCTSEVAAMCMHLAGDQRAAQTLDAYLDVFTYHYLQAKNQKPIDRDSAAHRRLREACA; translated from the coding sequence ATGGAACGCAGCGGCAAACCCTTTCTGGCCCGCGGCGGCTTCAAGCGCGAGCGCTGCGCCGGCTGCCGCGTGGTGCCCAGCCACTGCCTGTGCGCCTTGCGACCGTGCGTCCCGACAAACGCGGCCGTGTGCCTGCTCATGGCCGACATCGAGACGCTCAAGCCGACCAACACCGGGTGGCTGATCGCCGACGTGGTGCCCGACACCTTTGCCTTCGGCTGGATGCGCACCGAGGTCGACCCGGCGCTGCTCGCGGTGCTCGGCGATCCGCAGTGGCAACCGTACCTGGTGTTCCCGGGGCAGTACGCGGCGCCCGAGCGGGTGGTGCACACCGTGCGACTGCCGGACGCCGCTTGCGATGCAGCCCCGAAGCGCCCGCTGTTCGTCCTGCTCGATGGCACCTGGGCCGAGGCACGCAAGATGTTCAGCAAGAGCCCGTACCTGGCATCGCTGCCGGTGCTGAGCCTGCGGCCCGACCGGCCGCCGCAATACAAGTTGCGTAACTCGGGCCGCGAAGACCATTTCTGCACCAGCGAAGTGGCCGCGATGTGCATGCACCTGGCGGGCGATCAGCGCGCCGCGCAAACACTCGATGCCTACCTCGATGTGTTCACGTATCACTACCTGCAGGCCAAGAACCAGAAGCCCATCGACCGGGACAGCGCAGCGCATCGGCGGCTGCGCGAAGCGTGCGCTTAG
- a CDS encoding pirin family protein → MTALQLLSPADKDLGGGFTVRRLLPSAKRRSVGPFVFFDHFGPATEVPDSAHDVRPHPHIGLATVTYLFEGAMMHRDSLGNNQEIRPGAINWMTSGRGIVHSERKPEQLKNETYTNHGLQLWAALPVAFEEVEPSFAHTAAADIPALEVQGAKVRVLIGEAFGVTSPVKTFAPTVYLDVQLPAGGPFELPALAPELAVYVVDGAVSVDGTDVPAHTMAFLPDGGGAMLKAAAATQIVVIGGEPLDGPRYITWNFVSSRKERILEAGADWAAQRMGHVPGETEFIPLPGHPFGVQEPNVTTTPV, encoded by the coding sequence ATGACCGCACTGCAACTGCTCAGCCCCGCCGACAAGGACCTGGGGGGTGGCTTCACGGTGCGGCGTCTGCTGCCATCGGCCAAGCGGCGCTCGGTCGGGCCCTTCGTGTTCTTCGACCATTTCGGGCCGGCCACCGAAGTGCCCGACAGCGCGCACGACGTGCGGCCCCACCCGCACATCGGCCTCGCCACGGTCACCTATCTTTTCGAGGGCGCGATGATGCATCGCGACAGCCTCGGCAACAACCAGGAAATCCGCCCCGGCGCGATCAACTGGATGACCTCGGGCCGCGGCATCGTGCACTCCGAACGCAAGCCCGAGCAGCTCAAAAACGAGACCTACACCAACCACGGCCTGCAGCTGTGGGCCGCGTTGCCTGTGGCCTTCGAGGAAGTCGAGCCCAGCTTCGCGCACACGGCGGCCGCCGACATTCCGGCGCTGGAAGTGCAGGGCGCGAAGGTTCGCGTGCTCATCGGCGAAGCCTTCGGCGTCACGTCGCCGGTCAAGACTTTCGCGCCCACGGTCTATCTCGATGTGCAGTTGCCCGCGGGCGGCCCATTCGAACTGCCCGCACTGGCACCCGAGCTCGCGGTGTACGTGGTCGACGGCGCGGTGTCGGTGGACGGCACCGACGTACCCGCCCACACGATGGCGTTCCTGCCGGACGGTGGCGGCGCGATGCTGAAGGCGGCCGCTGCCACGCAGATCGTGGTGATCGGCGGCGAGCCGCTCGACGGCCCGCGCTACATCACCTGGAATTTCGTGTCGAGCCGGAAGGAACGCATCCTCGAGGCCGGCGCCGACTGGGCGGCTCAGCGCATGGGCCATGTGCCCGGCGAGACCGAGTTCATCCCGCTGCCCGGGCACCCGTTCGGCGTGCAGGAACCCAACGTCACGACCACGCCCGTTTGA
- a CDS encoding flavodoxin family protein, with protein sequence MTDIVVVFHSGYGHTQRVAQAVADGADAQLLAIDADGNLPEGGWELLAAADAIVFGTPTYMGGASWQFKKFADASSKVWFTQGWKDKLFAGFTNSASMSGDKGTTMIGLWTLAMQHGGQWTSMGMMPSNTKAAARDDRNYVGGYGGLLTQSPSDASPAEMSQGDLDTARAFGERIAEVARSRG encoded by the coding sequence ATGACCGACATCGTTGTTGTCTTCCATTCCGGCTACGGCCATACGCAGCGCGTGGCGCAAGCCGTGGCCGATGGCGCCGACGCCCAATTGCTCGCGATCGACGCCGATGGCAACCTGCCCGAAGGCGGCTGGGAACTGCTCGCCGCGGCCGACGCCATCGTGTTCGGCACGCCGACCTACATGGGCGGCGCGAGTTGGCAGTTCAAGAAATTCGCCGACGCGTCGTCGAAGGTCTGGTTCACGCAAGGCTGGAAAGACAAGCTCTTCGCGGGCTTCACCAACAGCGCCAGCATGAGCGGCGACAAGGGCACCACGATGATCGGCCTGTGGACGCTGGCGATGCAGCACGGCGGCCAGTGGACGAGCATGGGCATGATGCCCAGCAACACCAAGGCCGCGGCGCGCGACGACCGCAACTACGTCGGCGGCTACGGCGGCCTGCTGACCCAATCGCCGTCCGATGCGAGCCCCGCCGAGATGTCGCAGGGCGACCTCGACACCGCGCGTGCCTTCGGCGAGCGCATCGCCGAAGTGGCAAGATCGCGCGGCTGA